A part of Melittangium boletus DSM 14713 genomic DNA contains:
- the tnpC gene encoding IS66 family transposase: MAEVDSRAARIAELEAMVAARDARIAELMAKVEALTARVAELEARLSQNSSNSSKPPSSDGPGARRQPKKPTGRSPGGQPGHKKHERELLPPEEVRHVVELVPKECKDCGRRLEGRDVEPRRHQVVEVPPLSAVVTEYRSHALECGACGTVTREEVPGYASSAFGDRLGALASLLVGKYRLSKRLVKDALSDMVGVRLSVGSVVNLEGQMAEALAPAVREAGEYVKAADRVHADETGWVEGRREGRGQRAWLWLVATALVAVFHIARSRGAKVARALLGEDFAGILGSDRWSAYAWYDPGLRQLCWAHLLRDFQGFIERGGEGGPLGEALMRQVERFFTWYHWVRDGTLAREDFEKRMPEVEREVGRLLRRAAVCAQKKTAGMAREILRWEKCLWTFVDIPEVEPTNNFAERCLRHAVMYRKTSFGTQGPEGSLFVERILTTVTTLKLQRRGVLDFLTDTLHAHRRGLSTPSLLPLHASVQLSASA, from the coding sequence ATGGCGGAAGTGGATTCCCGAGCCGCGCGGATTGCGGAACTGGAAGCGATGGTGGCCGCGCGAGACGCGCGGATAGCGGAGTTGATGGCGAAGGTGGAAGCACTCACGGCGCGCGTGGCGGAGTTGGAGGCGCGCCTGAGCCAGAACTCGAGTAACTCCTCCAAGCCGCCTTCCTCGGACGGCCCTGGAGCCCGGCGCCAGCCGAAGAAGCCAACGGGCCGAAGTCCTGGGGGCCAGCCCGGACACAAGAAGCATGAGCGCGAGCTGCTGCCGCCCGAAGAGGTGCGGCACGTCGTCGAGTTGGTGCCCAAGGAGTGCAAGGACTGTGGGCGTCGGCTGGAGGGAAGAGACGTGGAGCCGCGCCGCCATCAGGTGGTGGAGGTGCCGCCGCTGTCGGCCGTTGTCACGGAGTATCGCAGCCATGCGCTGGAATGCGGCGCGTGCGGCACGGTGACACGAGAGGAAGTGCCCGGGTACGCCAGCAGTGCCTTCGGAGATAGGTTGGGCGCGCTCGCCAGTCTGCTGGTGGGCAAGTACCGGCTGTCCAAACGACTGGTGAAGGACGCGCTGTCGGACATGGTGGGGGTGCGGCTGTCGGTGGGCAGTGTGGTGAATCTGGAAGGGCAAATGGCCGAGGCGCTCGCCCCGGCGGTGCGCGAGGCTGGCGAGTACGTGAAGGCCGCCGACAGGGTGCACGCGGACGAGACGGGGTGGGTGGAGGGGCGGCGGGAAGGCCGAGGCCAACGTGCCTGGCTGTGGCTGGTGGCCACGGCGTTGGTGGCTGTCTTTCACATCGCTCGGAGTCGCGGGGCCAAGGTAGCGCGTGCGCTGCTGGGAGAAGACTTCGCGGGCATCCTGGGCAGTGACAGGTGGAGCGCGTACGCATGGTATGACCCGGGCCTGAGGCAGTTGTGCTGGGCCCACCTGCTGCGCGACTTCCAGGGCTTCATCGAGCGGGGCGGCGAGGGAGGGCCGCTTGGCGAGGCGTTGATGCGGCAAGTCGAGCGCTTCTTCACCTGGTACCACTGGGTGCGCGATGGCACGCTGGCACGGGAGGACTTCGAGAAGAGGATGCCCGAGGTGGAGCGCGAAGTGGGCCGACTGCTGCGCCGGGCCGCGGTGTGCGCGCAGAAGAAAACAGCCGGCATGGCACGGGAAATCCTCCGGTGGGAGAAGTGCCTGTGGACATTTGTCGACATACCGGAGGTGGAGCCGACAAACAACTTCGCCGAGAGGTGCCTGCGTCACGCGGTCATGTACAGGAAGACATCCTTTGGCACGCAAGGCCCCGAAGGCAGCCTCTTCGTGGAACGAATCCTCACGACCGTTACCACCCTCAAGTT